The following are encoded together in the Thunnus albacares chromosome 7, fThuAlb1.1, whole genome shotgun sequence genome:
- the arsa gene encoding arylsulfatase A, which translates to MALTHVALFNILLFCSCAASPPNFVLLFADDLGFGDLGCYGHPTSLTPNLDRLAAAGLRFTDFYCTSPVCSPSRASLLTGRYQTRSGIYPGVIYPGSIGGLPLNETTIAEVLKPLGYATAAVGKWHLGVGSNGMFLPTNQGFDQYLGIPYSHDMGPCRNLTCFPPDVKCFGLCDVGTVTVPLMHNKVIKQQPVNFLDLERVYSDFATNFITTAAKKKQPFFLYYPSHHTHYPQYAGPGAAGRTLRGPFGDALFEFDNTIGNLLATLEKTGVINNTLVFFTSDNGPELMRMSRGGNSGPLKCGKGTTYDGGMREPAIAFWPGTIQPGVTHEMASTLDILPTMASLAGAKLPQVILDGVDMTEILVNQGKSKRETMMFYPTDPSEMYGLFALRLGKYKAHFYTRGATHSGTTPDKDCPVFAVLKPHDPPLIFDLDADPSENYPLFLGGRPDLQALLERIKKVKEQFEASMVFGESQISKGTDPELEPCCNPQCSPKPTCCRC; encoded by the exons ATGGCCCTCACCCACGTCGCCTTAttcaacattttgttgttttgctccTGCGCTGCTTCACCCCCGAACTTCGTGCTCCTTTTCGCGGATGATTTGGGTTTCGGGGACTTGGGGTGCTACGGACACCCAACTTCACTCACTCCAAACCTGGACCGTCTGGCAGCTGCAGGACTCCGCTTCACAGATTTCTACTGCACCAGCCCCGTCTGCAGCCCGTCCAG GGCGTCGTTGCTGACAGGACGCTATCAGACCCGCTCAGGTATCTACCCAGGAGTAATATATCCAGGCTCAATAGGTGGTCTTCCCCTGAATGAGACCACCATTGCCGAAGTGCTGAAACCTCTGGGTTATGCTACTGCTGCTGTAGGGAAGTGGCATCTGGGAGTTGGATCTAATGGGATGTTCCTTCCAACTAATCAGGGGTTTGACCAGTACCTGGGGATCCCCTACTCCCATGACATG GGCCCGTGTCGTAACCTGACTTGTTTCCCTCCAGATGTTAAGTGTTTTGGACTATGTGATGTTGGTACGGTAACGGTCCCCCTAATGCACAACAAGGTCATAAAACAGCAACCAGTCAACTTCCTGGATCTGGAGAGGGTTTACAGTGACTTTGCAACCAATTTCATTACCACAGCAGCCAAGAAGAAACAACCGTTCTTCCTCTACTATCCCTCCCAT caCACCCACTACCCCCAGTATGCTGGTCCAGGAGCAGCCGGGCGGACTTTGAGGGGCCCATTTGGAGATGCTCTGTTTGAGTTTGACAACACCATAGGAAACCTCCTGGCAACCTTGGAGAAGACTGGAGTGATCAACAACACGCTGGTCTTCTTCACGTCTGACAACGG GCCAGAACTGATGCGCATGTCCCGTGGAGGAAACTCTGGTCCTCTGAAGTGTGGGAAAGGTACCACATATGACGGGGGCATGAGAGAGCCAGCCATCGCCTTCTGGCCAGGGACCATCCAGCCAG GTGTGACTCATGAGATGGCCAGCACTCTGGATATCCTGCCCACAATGGCAAGCCTGGCAGGAGCTAAACTACCTCAAGTGATACTGGATGGGGTCGATATGACAGAAATTCTTGTCAACCAAGGAAAG AGTAAAAGGGAGACGATGATGTTCTACCCCACAGATCCCAGTGAAATGTATGGCCTGTTTGCTCTCAGGCTAGGGAAGTACAAGGCTCACTTCTACACACGAG gTGCTACCCACAGCGGCACTACTCCTGACAAAGACTGCCCAGTATTTGCAGTCCTCAAGCCTCATGACCCCCCTCTTATTTTTGACTTGGATGCTGACCCGTCTGAGAACTACCCTCTCTTCCTGGGGGGAAGACCAGACCTCCAGGCCCTGCTGGAGAGGATTAAGAAAGTCAAGGAGCAGTTTGAAGCCTCTATGGTGTTTGGAGAGAGTCAGATATCAAAAGGAACAGACCCAGAGCTGGAGCCTTGCTGCAATCCTCAGTGTAGCCCCAAACCCACCTGCTGC